One Drosophila santomea strain STO CAGO 1482 chromosome X, Prin_Dsan_1.1, whole genome shotgun sequence DNA segment encodes these proteins:
- the LOC120457028 gene encoding heat shock protein 60A produces the protein MFRLPVSLARSSISRQLAVRGYAKDVRFGPEVRALMLQGVDVLADAVAVTMGPKGRNVIIEQSWGSPKITKDGVTVAKSIELKDKFQNIGAKLVQDVANNTNEEAGDGTTTATVLARAIAKEGFEKISKGANPVEIRRGVMVAVETVKDNLKSMSRPVSTPEEIAQVATISANGDQAIGNLISEAMKKVGRDGVITVKDGKTLNDELEVIEGMKFDRGYISPYFINSSKGAKVEFQDALLLLSEKKISSVQSIIPALELSNAQRKPLVIIAEDIDGEALSTLVVNRLKIGLQVAAVKAPGFGDNRKSTLTDMAIASGGIVFGDDADLVKLEDVKVSDLGQVGEVVITKDDTLLLKGKGKKDDVLRRANQIKEQIEDTTSEYEKEKLQERLARLASGVALLRVGGSSEVEVNEKKDRVHDALNATRAAVEEGIVPGGGTALLRCIEKLEGVQTTNEDQKLGVEIVRRALRMPCMTIAKNAGVDGAMVVAKVETQTGDYGYDALKGEYGNLIEKGIIDPTKVVRTAITDASGVASLLTTAEAVVTEIPKEDGAPGMPGMGGMGGMGGMGGMGGMM, from the exons ATGTTCCGTTTGCCAGTTTCGCTTGCTCGCTCCTCCATCAGCCGCCAGTTGGCCGTGCGCGGTTATGCGAAGGACGTGCGTTTCGGTCCTGAGGTGCGCGCCTTGATGCTCCAGGGCGTCGATGTGCTGGCCGATGCTGTGGCAGTGACCATGGGCCCCAAGGGTCGCAATGTGATCATCGAGCAGTCGTGGGGCTCGCCCAAGATCACCAAGGACGGCGTCACTGTTGCCAAGTCCATTGAGCTGAAGGACAAGTTCCAGAACATTGGTGCCAAGCTGGTCCAGGATGTGGCCAACAACACCAATGAGGAGGCCGGTGATGGTACCACCACGGCCACCGTTCTGGCTCGCGCCATCGCCAAGGAGGGCTTCGAGAAGATCTCCAAGGGCGCCAATCCCGTCGAGATCCGTCGCGGTGTCATGGTGGCCGTTGAGACCGTCAAGGACAACCTCAAGTCCATGTCGCGCCCCGTGAGCACTCCCGAGGAGATCGCTCAGGTGGCCACCATCTCGGCCAACGGCGATCAGGCCATCGGCAACCTTATCAGCGAGGCCATGAAGAAGGTGGGACGCGATGGCGTCATCACCGTCAAGGATGGCAAGACCCTCAACGATGAGCTGGAGGTGATCGAGGGCATGAAGTTCGATCGCGGCTACATTTCGCCCTACTTCATCAACTCCTCGAAGGGCGCCAAGGTGGAGTTCCAGGATGCCCTGCTCCTGCTGTCCGAGAAGAAGATTTCCTCCGTGCAGAGCATCATTCCCGCTCTGGAGCTGTCCAACGCCCAGCGCAAGCCCCTGGTCATCATTGCCGAGGATATCGATGGTGAGGCCCTGAGCACCCTGGTGGTGAACCGCCTCAAGATCGGTCTGCAGGTGGCTGCCGTCAAGGCTCCCGGATTCGGTGACAACCGCAAGAGCACCCTTACCGACATGGCCATCGCCTCCGGCGGCATTGTCTTCGGCGATGATGCTGATCTCGTCAAGCTGGAAGATGTTAAGGTTAGCGATTTGGGCCAGGTCGGCGAGGTGGTGATCACCAAGGACGACACCCTTCTGCTGAAGGGCAAGGGCAAGAAGGATGATGTGCTCCGTCGCGCCAATCAGATCAAGGAACAGATCGAGGACACCACCTCCGAGTACGAGAAGGAGAAGCTGCAGGAGCGTCTGGCCCGCTTGGCCTCCGGCGTTGCCCTGCTGCGCGTTGGCGGCTCCAGCGAGGTGGAGGTCAACGAGAAGAAGGATCGCGTTCACGATGCCCTGAACGCCACCCGCGCTGCCGTCGAAGAGGGAATCGTTCCCGGAGGTGGCACCGCTCTGCTGCGTTGCATTGAGAAGCTGGAGGGTGTTCAGACCACCAATGAGGATCAG AAACTCGGCGTGGAGATTGTTCGTCGTGCCCTGCGCATGCCATGCATGACGATTGCCAAGAACGCCGGCGTTGATGGCGCCATGGTGGTGGCCAAGGTGGAGACCCAGACCGGTGACTACGGCTACGATGCGCTGAAGGGCGAGTACGGCAACCTGATCGAGAAGGGCATCATCGATCCCACCAAGGTGGTGCGCACCGCCATCACTGACGCCTCCGGTGTCGCCTCGCTGCTGACCACCGCCGAGGCTGTGGTTACCGAGATCCCCAAGGAGGATGGTGCTCCTGGCATGCCCGGCATGGGTGGTATGGGCGGCATGGGAGGCATGGGCGGCATGGGTGGCATGATGTAA
- the LOC120456689 gene encoding apyrase isoform X2, which produces MATACNRVTWSLFAVVMAAMWSSSEAVNREGFPVSLIHINDLHARFEATDTSGGTCDEGEECIGGYPRTVYTVRRLLAEQAELNPIYINAGDSFQGTLWYNIGRWNVTQQLLNLLPADVMTLGNHEFDHGVEGVVPFLETVQTNMLVANMDCAHEPTMEGKYNKSMIIERSGRKIGVIGIILETTYDLANTGKVIFRNESDTIREEAQLLKAQGANIIIVVSHCGYDVDQQIAENAGEWIDVIVGSHSHTFLYTGDPPGPDTPAGDYPTEVIHSSGHRVLIVQASAYARYVGNLIVYFDDNGDVLDFEGDPLYMDQSVPEDEIVLQAMVPWQLAMEPIADRIVGQSRVNLQQSQCSRGECNLGNFFTDAMLHAFVRDASSSSEDSWSNVTIALTSTGTFRVPIPAGNITYKQLFAMCPWQNRLVALSLRGRHIVELLEHVVAPMNASSPTPRSSRFLQVSGLRIRYDLNADQRVFSVRVRCSKCQVPRYNALDLEQKYRVVVMEYLASGKNGFSVISENAEDPEFGPFDLDALMDYMNSIGPITNGIEQRIQFVNT; this is translated from the exons ATGGCAACCGCTTGCAATCGAGTGACATGGTCGCTGTTCGCGGTGGTGATGGCGGCCATGTGGTCATCCTCGGAGGCTGTCAACAGGGAGGGCTTTCCCGTGTCCCTCATCCACATCAATGACTTGCACGCCAG GTTCGAGGCCACGGATACCTCCGGTGGCACCTGCGACGAGGGCGAGGAGTGCATCGGTGGCTATCCACGCACCGTCTACACCGTGAGGCGTCTGCTCGCGGAGCAGGCGGAGCTCAATCCCATTTACATCAATGCTGGCGACAGCTTCCAGGGCACGTTGTGGTACAACATCGGACGATGGAACGTCACCCAGCAGCTGCTGAACCTTCTGCCCGCTGATGTCATG ACGCTCGGCAATCACGAGTTCGATCACGGCGTGGAGGGCGTGGTGCCCTTCCTGGAGACGGTGCAGACCAACATGCTGGTGGCCAACATGGACTGCGCCCATGAGCCCACCATGGAGGGCAAGTACAACAAGTCGATGATAATCGAGCGATCGGGACGCAAGATTGGCGTGATTGGTATTATCCTGGAGACAACATAC GATCTGGCCAATACCGGCAAGGTGATCTTCCGCAACGAGAGCGACACCATCCGCGAGGAGGCGCAGCTGCTGAAGGCCCAGGGTGCCAACATCATCATCGTGGTCTCCCACTGCGGCTACGATGTGGATCAGCAGATCGCTGAGAATGCCGGCGAGTGGATCGATGTCATCGTGGGCTCCCACTCGCACACCTTCCTCTACACGGGTGATCCGCCCGGACCGGACACGCCTGCCGGTGATTACCCCACCGAGGTGATCCACAGCTCTGGCCATCGCGTGCTCATCGTCCAGGCATCGGCCTACGCTCGCTACGTGGGCAACCTGATCGTCTACTTCGATGACAACGGCGATGTGCTGGACTTCGAGGGCGACCCGCTCTACATGGACCAATCCGTGCCAGAAG ATGAGATCGTTCTGCAAGCCATGGTGCCTTGGCAACTGGCGATGGAACCCATTGCGGACCGGATAGTGGGCCAAAGTCGGGTAAATCTCCAGCAGAGTCAGTGCAGCAGAGGGGAATGCAATCTGGGTAACTTCTTCACCGATGCCATGCTTCATGCG TTTGTTAGGGATGCTTCATCATCATCGGAGGACAGTTGGAGCAACGTGACCATAGCATTGACATCCACAGGGACTTTTCGAGTCCCTATTCCAGCTGGCA ACATCACCTACAAGCAATTGTTTGCCATGTGTCCCTGGCAGAATAGACTGGTGGCCCTAAGTCTCCGAGGAAGGCACATTGTGGAGCTGCTGGAGCACGTGGTGGCGCCCATGAATGCCAGCTCGCCAACGCCGCGATCCTCCCGATTCCTCCAGGTTTCCGGCCTCCGTATCCGCTACGATTTGAACGCCGATCAGCGAGTGTTCAGTGTGCGAGTAAGGTGCTCCAAGTGCCAGGTGCCCAGGTACAATGCTCTGGATTTGGAGCAGAAGTACCGCGTGGTGGTCATGGAGTACCTGGCGAGTGGCAAGAACGGTTTCAGCGTAATCAGTGAAAATGCAGAAGATCCAGA GTTTGGTCCTTTCGATTTGGACGCCTTGATGGACTACATGAACTCCATCGGACCAATTACCAATGGAATCGAGCAAAGGATTCAGTTTGTTAATACTTAG
- the LOC120456689 gene encoding apyrase isoform X1, protein MATACNRVTWSLFAVVMAAMWSSSEAVNREGFPVSLIHINDLHARFEATDTSGGTCDEGEECIGGYPRTVYTVRRLLAEQAELNPIYINAGDSFQGTLWYNIGRWNVTQQLLNLLPADVMTLGNHEFDHGVEGVVPFLETVQTNMLVANMDCAHEPTMEGKYNKSMIIERSGRKIGVIGIILETTYDLANTGKVIFRNESDTIREEAQLLKAQGANIIIVVSHCGYDVDQQIAENAGEWIDVIVGSHSHTFLYTGDPPGPDTPAGDYPTEVIHSSGHRVLIVQASAYARYVGNLIVYFDDNGDVLDFEGDPLYMDQSVPEDEEVLKAMQPWKEEIDVMGKVVVGYTKVDLTKNDCAAGECNLGNFFCDAMVHSFVGMASYEQKIWTNVSAGLMNIGGLRVPLNRGNLTYAHIVSMSPFENTLVSYNLPGSKIVEAMEWALSKVDLENGVTGSYINLQFSGIRAKYDYTKPVGSRVISVSIRCAECEVPKYEPLVSDKLYRLTSPNFLQAGGDGYTMLAEGTDLQWGVTDLDALISYSNHVNPIYQGLEGRITVLN, encoded by the exons ATGGCAACCGCTTGCAATCGAGTGACATGGTCGCTGTTCGCGGTGGTGATGGCGGCCATGTGGTCATCCTCGGAGGCTGTCAACAGGGAGGGCTTTCCCGTGTCCCTCATCCACATCAATGACTTGCACGCCAG GTTCGAGGCCACGGATACCTCCGGTGGCACCTGCGACGAGGGCGAGGAGTGCATCGGTGGCTATCCACGCACCGTCTACACCGTGAGGCGTCTGCTCGCGGAGCAGGCGGAGCTCAATCCCATTTACATCAATGCTGGCGACAGCTTCCAGGGCACGTTGTGGTACAACATCGGACGATGGAACGTCACCCAGCAGCTGCTGAACCTTCTGCCCGCTGATGTCATG ACGCTCGGCAATCACGAGTTCGATCACGGCGTGGAGGGCGTGGTGCCCTTCCTGGAGACGGTGCAGACCAACATGCTGGTGGCCAACATGGACTGCGCCCATGAGCCCACCATGGAGGGCAAGTACAACAAGTCGATGATAATCGAGCGATCGGGACGCAAGATTGGCGTGATTGGTATTATCCTGGAGACAACATAC GATCTGGCCAATACCGGCAAGGTGATCTTCCGCAACGAGAGCGACACCATCCGCGAGGAGGCGCAGCTGCTGAAGGCCCAGGGTGCCAACATCATCATCGTGGTCTCCCACTGCGGCTACGATGTGGATCAGCAGATCGCTGAGAATGCCGGCGAGTGGATCGATGTCATCGTGGGCTCCCACTCGCACACCTTCCTCTACACGGGTGATCCGCCCGGACCGGACACGCCTGCCGGTGATTACCCCACCGAGGTGATCCACAGCTCTGGCCATCGCGTGCTCATCGTCCAGGCATCGGCCTACGCTCGCTACGTGGGCAACCTGATCGTCTACTTCGATGACAACGGCGATGTGCTGGACTTCGAGGGCGACCCGCTCTACATGGACCAATCCGTGCCAGAAG ATGAGGAAGTACTGAAGGCCATGCAGCCATGGAAGGAGGAGATCGACGTAATGGGGAAGGTAGTGGTGGGCTATACCAAGGTGGACCTCACCAAGAACGATTGTGCTGCCGGAGAGTGCAACCTGGGCAATTTCTTCTGCGACGCCATGGTGCATTCT TTCGTCGGCATGGCTTCGTATGAGCAGAAGATCTGGACGAACGTATCCGCCGGACTCATGAACATCGGAGGACTCCGCGTGCCGCTCAACAGGGGCA ATCTCACGTACGCACACATAGTCAGCATGTCGCCCTTCGAGAACACGCTGGTTTCCTACAATCTGCCGGGCAGCAAGATAGTGGAGGCCATGGAGTGGGCCTTGAGCAAGGTGGACCTGGAGAACGGGGTGACCGGATCGTACATCAATCTGCAATTCTCCGGCATACGGGCGAAATACGACTACACGAAGCCCGTGGGATCGCGGGTTATATCCGTATCGATTCGTTGCGCGGAGTGCGAGGTGCCCAAGTACGAGCCTCTGGTATCCGACAAGCTCTACCGTCTCACGTCGCCCAACTTCCTGCAGGCTGGTGGCGATGGGTACACCATGCTCGCCGAGGGCACTGACCTCCA GTGGGGCGTCACGGACTTGGATGCCCTAATCTCGTACAGCAATCACGTCAATCCCATTTACCAGGGCCTCGAGGGTCGCATTACAGTGCTCAACTGA